In Streptomyces paludis, the genomic stretch GTGTTCACCCGGTCCTGGCGCCGGAGCCGTACCCCGACGCGCTTCTCGACGTCCGGCGCCGGCGCCTCCGGCAGGGCCCCGTTGATCAGCGCCTCGGCGTACGGGCGGGTCTGGAGCAGCCCCGGGACGACCTGGGGCTCGTACACGCGGAGTGACGCCGCGTCCGTCTCCAGACCGATGTAGACGCTGTACGGGATATCGCCGAACGCGTGCCACCAGCCCTGCTGGCGCGAGTCCTTGGCCATTTGCATCAGCGAGTCGACGATCCGGGCGTCCTCGACCTCGTACACCCCGCAGAGGTCGCGCACATCGCGCTGGCTGATGGAGCGGCGGCCGTTCTCCAGCCGACTGATCTTCGACTGGGACACGAGCAGGCGCTCCGCCACCTCTTCGGCGGTCATGCCTTTGAGTTCGCGAAGCCGACGCAACTCCTGGCCCAATCGGCGTCGCCTGACGGTGGGATTGACGTTGGACGCCACGGGAAACTGCACCTCCGGCTGCGTAACTGGTGTAGCTGTACGTATCTACTGCTGAGCAGACTGCCACCAAAGGTCCCAACTGCGCTGGGAAACGGCCACAGAGACGTATGCGCCGGTCTGCGCCCCGGACGCCGCACGCCCTTCCGCGCGCCCTGGCGCCCCCTGCGGGTGCGGGGCGGGTACGGGGCCGACCCCCGGGGTGTCCGCGGGCCCGTGAGACCCGCCTGGGGCCGCCTGAGGCCGCGTGAGCCCGCCTGGGGCCACCCGTCGAGTGAACGCACAACGCGCGGGGTGGCCGAATGGTTTCCGGCCACCCCGCGCGTCTTGTGCGGCTCCCGGACCGGGTCTGGGGACTGCGATACGGCGGACTGCGATACGGCGGACTGCGGTGCTGCGGTTCGAGCGGTTCGTGCGTCCTGCGGTCGTACGGTCCTGCGGTGTGCTGCGGTCGTACGGTCGCGCCGGGACGCACGCGTACGCACCGCTCAGTGCGCCGGCACCCGGTCCATGCCACCGCGCTGCGGCTGCATCGGCACGCCGCCTGGCGGCCTGCCACCCCCCGGAACGCCGACGGCGCCCTGGGCGGGGTTACGGCGTGGCTGAGCGCCCGCGCCGTTCTGGACGTCCATCACGGCGTGTGCCACGAGGCCGCCCATCGGGTCGTGCCGGATCAGATCCCGGAGCCGGGAGCGCGAGGAGCGCCCCTCGTTCCCGGGGTAGAGGTGCTTGCCGAGTCCGACCGCATGGGCCAGCGCGGCGAGCGCCGCGGTCCGCGGGTCCGGCGGAACGCCGGTGCGGATCGCATTGTCCAGCCGGGTCTTGATCTCCCGGCTGATCGCCGTCTCCGTCGCCTGGTAGCGCGTTGTCGGCAGCACCCCGCACATCTGGCCCGCCACGGCATGCACCATGCCGCACCGTTCCAGATGCGAGAGATAGGTCTGGCGAAGTCCCAGTCGGGGCCCGCCAATCCAATGGACGGCCCGGACCGGACTGCCGCGTCTGCGCAGCAGTTCCAGTGCGGAGTCCAGAGTCGGATCTCCGGTCGGCCGTGGCATCACCACGGCGATACGATCCCCATCAGGGGCTATCCGTCCTGCCAGAGCCAGCTCTACTAGCTGTGCTCCGGCCAGGCCGAGGTCGAGCGACTGCGGCTGCGCTGTGGTACCCGTGGCCGGGTCCAGAGCGAGCAACAGAAGCTCCTCCGGAATTGTTCTGCGGCTCCTGCCCATCCATGCCTCCCCGCGTGGATGAATGACAGGGTGACCCCTCTCACAATGGTCTGTCGAGGGTGCCTGGGTGCTTTGTGTGGGAACCGTTATGTATGTCGTTCTCGTCTAGCACGTGGGCCGAGGTCTCAGAGCAGGACACTGATAGATGCTTCGGACAGTGCGGTACGTCGGATGAGACATGAAGGAGACGCGGTGGCGGGCGAGTCCCCCGGTAAGTCGGAGCAGCGGAAGTCATCGGGGGAGTCAGCCCCGGGAGAGCAGGATCCCCGGCTCTCAGTCTTCCGTGAAACGGCGACGGAGAGGAGCGGAACGGCCGAGAAGGCCGAATCCGGTCCTGGCTCCGGATCGGGTTCCGCGGTGTCGGTGATGGTCGCGACCGCAAATCGTACGGAGGAGCCCGAGACGCCCGGCGGGGCCGGCGGGGCCGGCGAGGACTCCGACGAGTCGGACGGCGGGCCGATAGCCAAGGAAGAAGAAGCCGAGGAGCCCAAGCCCAAGGCGGAGGAGCCCAAGGCTGAAGAGGTCGAAGAGGCCAAGGAGCAGGAGGCGGACGCGAAGGCGCCCTCCTGGGCCAAGCCCGCCGCCGTACCGGAGGCAGAGGCCGAACCGGAGGCCGAACCGGAGGCGGACGCCTCACAAACCGCACCCGCCTCACCCGCCTCATCCACCACTTCCGGCGAAGACGCCTCAGGCGCCCCTGAGGCCCCAGAGAGCACCGAAAGCACTCCTGCCCCCGCCAAGGGCTCCGAGGCCGCTGAGGACCCCGCCAAGCCCGCTCCGGACCCCGAAGCGGATGCCGACCGGCCCGCCGCAGAGCCCGAGGGCAAGGCGGACGACAAGACGGACGGCAAGACGGACGCCGAATCCGGCGCCGAATCCAGCGGCGAATCCGTCAGCGAAGCCAGCGACAAGAGCGACAAGCCGGCCGACTCGATCGACCGGCCGACCACCGTTTTCAAGGCCCTGCCGCGCCCCGCCGTCGACCAGCCCACCACCGCGCTCAAGATCCCCCCGAGCCTGCGGGACAAGGCGAAGCCGGAGGCGCACAAGGCCGACGAGCCCAAGCCGGACGAGCCGAAGAGCAGCACGTTCGTCCCCCTGCGCCGCGACGACAAGCCGACCCCGGCCCCGGCCGCCGCCACGAGCACCACCCCCGGCAAGGCGAAGCCCGCCACTCCCGCCCCCGCCGTCACCTCGCCCGTACCGACACCGCCCGCCGCGGCCACCGCCGCGTTCCCCGAGGCCGAGCGCACCCGGCAGCAGCCCATGCCGCCGATGCCGCCGCTCGATCTGCTGGCCGAGCTGACCAACACCCCGGAAACGGCGGCCCGCAAGGCCGTCCGCCGGGTCAAGATCTGGACGCCGCTGGTCGTGCTCGCGGCGATCGTCTTCGTCATCATCCAGGCGGTACGCCCGCTCCCGGCGCCGGAGTTGACGCTCTCGGCGGACGCCGGCTTCACCTTCGACGGGGAGAAGCTCGACATGCCGTACCCCGGCGAGGGGCAGGGCGCCGTCGAGGTCGAAGGTGTCGGCGCCATCGGCACCTTCGGTGAGCAGAAGCCCGCGCCGATCGCGAGTGTCGCCAAGACGATGACGGCCTACGTGATCCTCAAGGAGCACCCGATCAAGGGCGAGCAGGACGGCCCGGACATCAAGGTCGACAAGAAGGCGGGCGAGGAGGCCGACCGGCCGGACGAGTCGGTGGCGCCCATCAAGACGGGCCAGAAGTACACGGAGAAGCAGATGCTGCAACTCCTGATGATTCCCTCGGGGAACAACGCCGCGCGGTTGCTCGCTCGTTGGGACTCCGGTTCCGAGGACGCGTTCGTCGAGAAGATGAACGCCGCCGCCAAGGAACTGGGCATGACGGACACGACGTACACGGACCCCAGTGGCCTGGACGCGGCCACCGTGTCCACGCCCTTGGACCAGATCAAGCTGGCCAGGGCCGTCATGCAGAACGATGTCTTCCGGGCCATCGTCGACATGCCGCAGGCCGACATCCCGGGGATCGGCAAGACGATCTACAACAACAACACGATTCTGCTGGAGCCGGGGGTGGGCGGAATCAAGACCGGTTCGTCGACTCCGGCCGGCGGCAACCTCCTCTGGTCCGCCAATACGGTCATCGATGGCAAGCCGCGCCGGAT encodes the following:
- a CDS encoding helix-turn-helix domain-containing protein; the encoded protein is MASNVNPTVRRRRLGQELRRLRELKGMTAEEVAERLLVSQSKISRLENGRRSISQRDVRDLCGVYEVEDARIVDSLMQMAKDSRQQGWWHAFGDIPYSVYIGLETDAASLRVYEPQVVPGLLQTRPYAEALINGALPEAPAPDVEKRVGVRLRRQDRVNTPDNPLRLWAVVDEAALRRVVGNKQLMREQLEHLVEQSQLPHVTVQVLPFEMGAHPGISGHYAILEFPDAADSSVVYIEGVTSDLYLEKANDVQRYSVMYEHLRAQALNVEQTRDFISKIIKDYTER
- a CDS encoding GOLPH3/VPS74 family protein, which encodes MGRSRRTIPEELLLLALDPATGTTAQPQSLDLGLAGAQLVELALAGRIAPDGDRIAVVMPRPTGDPTLDSALELLRRRGSPVRAVHWIGGPRLGLRQTYLSHLERCGMVHAVAGQMCGVLPTTRYQATETAISREIKTRLDNAIRTGVPPDPRTAALAALAHAVGLGKHLYPGNEGRSSRSRLRDLIRHDPMGGLVAHAVMDVQNGAGAQPRRNPAQGAVGVPGGGRPPGGVPMQPQRGGMDRVPAH
- a CDS encoding D-alanyl-D-alanine carboxypeptidase, which translates into the protein MVATANRTEEPETPGGAGGAGEDSDESDGGPIAKEEEAEEPKPKAEEPKAEEVEEAKEQEADAKAPSWAKPAAVPEAEAEPEAEPEADASQTAPASPASSTTSGEDASGAPEAPESTESTPAPAKGSEAAEDPAKPAPDPEADADRPAAEPEGKADDKTDGKTDAESGAESSGESVSEASDKSDKPADSIDRPTTVFKALPRPAVDQPTTALKIPPSLRDKAKPEAHKADEPKPDEPKSSTFVPLRRDDKPTPAPAAATSTTPGKAKPATPAPAVTSPVPTPPAAATAAFPEAERTRQQPMPPMPPLDLLAELTNTPETAARKAVRRVKIWTPLVVLAAIVFVIIQAVRPLPAPELTLSADAGFTFDGEKLDMPYPGEGQGAVEVEGVGAIGTFGEQKPAPIASVAKTMTAYVILKEHPIKGEQDGPDIKVDKKAGEEADRPDESVAPIKTGQKYTEKQMLQLLMIPSGNNAARLLARWDSGSEDAFVEKMNAAAKELGMTDTTYTDPSGLDAATVSTPLDQIKLARAVMQNDVFRAIVDMPQADIPGIGKTIYNNNTILLEPGVGGIKTGSSTPAGGNLLWSANTVIDGKPRRILGVVMGMQKAGTLDEKLTLAKQESLKLIQAAQAGVRSETVLKKGDVVGYVDDGLGTRTPVVATKDLKAVGWGGFKVKVALDEGGETVPHSAAAGTVVGRVTAGKESVPVALQSALAEPGFGAKLTRLG